A region of Pseudomonadota bacterium DNA encodes the following proteins:
- a CDS encoding D-alanine--D-alanine ligase: MSADRYAASDFGRVAVVMGGLSAEREISLLSGNAVLRGLRAAGIDAHAVDAQDTVLEALQAGAFDRAFLILHGRGGEDGCIQGALETIGMPYTGSGVLGSALAMDKMRTKQLCQVLDVPTPAWRRVHSSDECTLAAQALGLPLIVKPSHEGSSVGVSKVEATQALGPAWVEASAHGAVMAEQYVSGLEVTATILDGQALPLVNMVPKNPIYDFEAKYRNAGTVYHCPADLSAELTRHIQSLALAAFAGVGCSGWGRVDFIVDEDGQPWLIEINTAPGMTETSLVPMSAKAAGLGFEDLVVRILATSLGDRT; encoded by the coding sequence ATGTCGGCTGATCGTTACGCGGCCAGCGATTTCGGGCGGGTTGCCGTGGTCATGGGCGGCCTGTCGGCCGAGCGGGAAATCTCGTTGCTCAGCGGCAATGCGGTGCTGCGCGGCCTGCGGGCGGCGGGCATCGATGCCCACGCTGTCGACGCGCAAGACACGGTACTCGAGGCGCTGCAGGCCGGTGCATTTGATCGCGCCTTCCTGATCCTGCACGGGCGCGGTGGCGAGGACGGCTGCATTCAAGGCGCGCTCGAGACCATCGGCATGCCATACACCGGGTCGGGTGTGCTCGGCTCTGCGCTCGCCATGGACAAGATGCGCACCAAGCAGCTGTGCCAGGTGCTCGACGTGCCGACTCCGGCATGGCGCCGGGTGCACAGCAGCGACGAGTGCACGCTCGCGGCACAGGCCCTCGGCCTGCCGCTGATCGTCAAGCCGAGCCACGAAGGCTCGAGCGTGGGTGTCTCGAAGGTCGAGGCGACCCAGGCGCTCGGACCGGCCTGGGTCGAGGCCAGCGCGCACGGTGCCGTCATGGCCGAGCAGTATGTGTCGGGTCTCGAGGTGACGGCGACCATCCTCGATGGTCAGGCGCTGCCACTGGTCAACATGGTGCCGAAGAACCCGATTTACGACTTCGAAGCGAAATACCGCAACGCCGGCACGGTCTACCACTGTCCGGCTGATCTCAGCGCCGAGCTCACGCGACACATCCAGTCGCTCGCGCTGGCGGCCTTCGCCGGGGTGGGCTGCAGCGGTTGGGGTCGTGTCGATTTCATCGTCGATGAGGACGGACAGCCGTGGTTGATCGAGATCAACACCGCACCCGGCATGACCGAGACCAGCCTGGTGCCGATGTCGGCCAAGGCCGCCGGTCTCGGCTTCGAAGACCTGGTCGTGCGCATACTCGCCACCAGCCTCGGTGATCGCACATGA